In Lolium rigidum isolate FL_2022 chromosome 7, APGP_CSIRO_Lrig_0.1, whole genome shotgun sequence, the DNA window AGGATGGAGATGGTGGCCGGCTAGCCGGCCGGCCATCGCGAGCGCGCGCAGATTGATTAATTTAAGGTCCTGCCGTAGCCCTAGCACGCGCTCGCGGCTTAGTAGAGCCTGTAGTGGCGGTAGGACTTGAGCATGGCGCCGCAGAAGGTGCAGATGATGGCGCGCCAGGTGACCCGGTGCACGGTGAGGAGGTAGCAGAGGCGCGTCGCCGTCTCCATGTCCGCCACGCTGGCGCAGCCGCCGCACCGCGAGCAGATGCCC includes these proteins:
- the LOC124678513 gene encoding uncharacterized protein LOC124678513; amino-acid sequence: MVSFCFLVDQRRKVRSSKPAAGICSRCGGCASVADMETATRLCYLLTVHRVTWRAIICTFCGAMLKSYRHYRLY